The Rhodobacter sp. CZR27 genome includes a window with the following:
- a CDS encoding sigma 54-interacting transcriptional regulator, producing the protein MADIQIIETEFAAAAAVAGLLARRRVRLQPVGASAAGVAVFVCSARHEAALGGTPAVTSAARAAGARSVVIVEEGAATLAIAAEMGGRLLRVALPPAAGQPAHRDAALLTLADLLASQVSAMVAADAATGALIDLAARVARTDVTVFVNGPTGSGKEVLARKVHEASRRAGAPFIAINCAAIPENMLEAMLFGHEKGAFTGASGANKGIIRAAEGGTLLLDEVSEMPMGLQSKLLRVLQERRVTPLGSQTEVPVDVRIIATSNRHMPDEVRARRFREDLWYRLNVFPLATKPLCEREDDIPALAVALLRRHCPADIALPTITPEAFDTLLAHDWPGNVRELENVIQRALVLHEGGRITPADIVIDAVPVLPVRPLHLAAV; encoded by the coding sequence ATGGCCGACATCCAGATCATCGAGACCGAGTTTGCCGCCGCAGCCGCCGTCGCGGGGCTTCTCGCGCGGCGCCGCGTGCGGCTTCAGCCTGTCGGCGCGTCCGCGGCGGGCGTGGCGGTCTTTGTATGCTCGGCCCGGCACGAGGCCGCGCTGGGGGGCACCCCGGCCGTCACCTCGGCGGCCCGTGCCGCGGGCGCGCGCTCGGTCGTGATCGTCGAGGAAGGCGCCGCCACGCTGGCGATCGCGGCCGAGATGGGCGGACGGCTGCTGCGCGTGGCCCTGCCGCCCGCTGCCGGCCAGCCCGCCCATCGCGACGCGGCCCTGCTGACGCTGGCGGACCTTCTGGCTTCGCAGGTCTCGGCGATGGTGGCGGCCGATGCGGCCACCGGCGCGCTGATCGACCTCGCCGCCCGCGTGGCCCGCACCGACGTCACCGTCTTCGTGAACGGCCCGACCGGCTCGGGCAAGGAGGTGCTGGCGCGCAAGGTCCACGAGGCGAGCCGCCGCGCCGGAGCGCCCTTCATCGCGATCAACTGCGCCGCCATCCCCGAGAACATGCTGGAAGCCATGCTGTTCGGCCACGAGAAGGGCGCCTTCACCGGCGCCTCGGGCGCCAACAAGGGCATCATCCGCGCGGCCGAAGGCGGCACGCTGCTGCTGGACGAGGTGTCGGAAATGCCGATGGGCCTGCAGTCGAAGCTCCTGCGCGTGCTGCAGGAGCGTCGCGTGACGCCGCTCGGCAGCCAGACCGAGGTGCCGGTGGACGTGCGCATCATCGCCACCTCGAACCGCCACATGCCCGACGAGGTCCGTGCCCGCCGCTTCCGCGAGGATCTGTGGTATCGCCTGAACGTTTTCCCGCTGGCGACCAAGCCGCTCTGCGAACGCGAGGACGACATCCCGGCGCTGGCCGTGGCGCTTCTGCGCCGGCACTGCCCGGCCGACATCGCCCTGCCCACCATCACCCCCGAGGCCTTCGACACGCTTCTGGCGCATGACTGGCCCGGCAACGTCCGCGAACTGGAGAACGTGATCCAGCGCGCGCTGGTGCTGCACGAGGGCGGCCGCATCACCCCGGCGGACATCGTGATCGACGCGGTCCCGGTGCTGCCGGTGCGCCCGCTGCACCTCGCCGCCGTCTGA
- the fliF gene encoding flagellar basal-body MS-ring/collar protein FliF produces MALSPTPPAVRGPENALVAQVRGALTQVQRFADQPGLRRALPAIVILSITAMALAGWFLMREPARMTLYPGLPEAEKARVIDTLTGGGIDAVVDARTGDIAVPKADYHRARMLLASQGLPQGLPDGGVMLDNLPMGTSKSVETARLRQAQELDLARSITEIAAVSAARVHLALPERSAFLRDSQPPRASVFLQVAPGRALDGAQVEAIVNLVSSSVPGMARQDVTVVDQMGRLLSRGSDDPGALVNDRQLQHRVQMETLYRNRIESLLTPIAGPGNLAVQVTIDMDFTRQEIREEQVDPERSALLSEQSQVEESADPQAKGIPGAVSNTPPAEAQLSPEAPAKAPEAAQPALRSRSTGSTRNFEISRKVETTQPATARIMRISAAVLVRAQPQPAAEDPEAPPPPLLPDALKADLERLTRSAIGFDEGRGDAVTITAQPFLDTIATEPAGWTSQPWVADVARQVFLLAALAVVALGVVRPILNRVLLPAPAAAGTQGLTPDEAAVEVGEGESLDDVRARLKARQGALTKNMLDAAKSHEEQILVIRKLVEEDAGRIATTFRQMIASELDTVN; encoded by the coding sequence ATGGCCCTCTCTCCCACCCCTCCGGCGGTTCGCGGCCCGGAAAACGCGCTGGTGGCGCAGGTCCGCGGTGCGCTGACCCAGGTGCAGCGCTTTGCCGACCAGCCGGGCCTGCGCCGCGCCCTGCCCGCCATCGTGATCCTGTCGATCACCGCCATGGCGCTCGCCGGCTGGTTCCTGATGCGCGAGCCCGCCCGGATGACGCTTTATCCCGGCCTGCCCGAGGCCGAGAAGGCGCGCGTGATCGACACGCTGACCGGCGGCGGGATCGACGCGGTGGTCGATGCCCGCACCGGCGACATCGCGGTGCCCAAGGCCGACTATCACCGCGCGCGGATGCTGCTGGCGTCGCAGGGCCTGCCGCAGGGCCTGCCCGATGGCGGGGTCATGCTGGACAACCTGCCGATGGGCACCTCGAAATCGGTCGAGACCGCGCGGCTCCGGCAGGCGCAGGAGCTGGACCTTGCCCGCTCGATCACCGAGATCGCGGCGGTTTCGGCAGCGCGGGTGCATCTGGCGCTGCCGGAGCGGTCGGCCTTCCTGCGCGACAGCCAACCGCCGCGGGCCAGCGTCTTCCTGCAGGTGGCGCCCGGGCGCGCGCTTGACGGCGCGCAGGTCGAGGCGATCGTGAACCTCGTCTCCTCCTCGGTGCCGGGCATGGCGCGGCAGGACGTGACGGTGGTGGACCAGATGGGGCGCCTTCTGTCGCGCGGATCCGACGATCCCGGCGCGCTGGTCAACGACCGCCAGCTCCAGCACCGCGTCCAGATGGAGACGCTCTACCGCAACCGCATCGAAAGCCTGCTGACGCCGATCGCGGGGCCCGGCAACCTCGCCGTGCAGGTGACGATCGACATGGACTTCACCCGGCAGGAGATCCGCGAGGAACAGGTCGACCCCGAGCGTTCGGCGCTGCTGTCGGAACAGAGCCAGGTCGAGGAAAGCGCCGACCCGCAGGCCAAGGGCATCCCCGGCGCGGTGTCGAACACGCCGCCGGCCGAGGCGCAGCTGTCGCCCGAGGCTCCGGCGAAGGCGCCTGAGGCGGCGCAGCCCGCGCTTCGCAGCCGCTCCACCGGATCGACCCGCAACTTCGAGATCAGCCGCAAGGTCGAGACCACCCAGCCCGCCACCGCCCGCATCATGCGCATCAGCGCGGCGGTCCTGGTGCGCGCACAGCCGCAGCCCGCGGCCGAGGACCCTGAGGCCCCGCCGCCCCCGCTTCTGCCCGATGCGCTGAAGGCGGACCTGGAACGGCTGACCCGCTCGGCCATCGGCTTCGACGAGGGCCGCGGCGATGCGGTGACGATCACCGCCCAGCCCTTCCTCGACACGATCGCGACCGAGCCCGCGGGCTGGACCTCGCAGCCCTGGGTCGCGGATGTCGCGCGGCAGGTGTTCCTGCTGGCGGCGCTGGCCGTGGTCGCCCTTGGCGTCGTGCGCCCGATCCTGAACCGCGTGCTGCTGCCGGCGCCGGCCGCCGCCGGCACCCAAGGCCTCACGCCCGACGAAGCCGCGGTCGAGGTTGGCGAAGGCGAAAGCCTCGATGACGTGCGCGCCCGGCTCAAGGCCCGGCAGGGCGCGCTGACCAAGAACATGCTCGACGCCGCCAAAAGCCACGAGGAGCAGATCCTGGTGATCCGCAAGCTGGTCGAGGAGGACGCGGGCCGGATTGCCACGACGTTCCGCCAGATGATCGCCTCGGAACTCGACACCGTGAACTGA
- the fliE gene encoding flagellar hook-basal body complex protein FliE, whose product MSINGISGASPLVALYGPTATQRPEPVTSTEKTQAPAFSERLGGAIQDLAKAQAEAGDKAAAFETGQSSNLAEVMISQQVSSLGFQLALNVRNKALGAYRDIMNMPV is encoded by the coding sequence ATGAGCATCAACGGCATCTCCGGCGCCTCGCCGCTGGTGGCGCTGTACGGGCCCACCGCTACCCAGCGCCCCGAGCCCGTCACTTCGACCGAGAAGACACAGGCCCCCGCCTTCAGCGAACGCCTTGGCGGCGCGATCCAGGATCTGGCCAAGGCGCAGGCCGAAGCGGGCGACAAGGCCGCGGCCTTCGAGACCGGCCAGAGCTCGAACCTCGCCGAGGTGATGATCAGCCAGCAGGTCTCGTCGCTCGGGTTCCAGCTGGCGCTGAACGTGCGGAACAAGGCGCTCGGCGCCTACCGCGACATCATGAACATGCCGGTCTGA
- the fliG gene encoding flagellar motor switch protein FliG, producing MSKAAASNFKTLSGTQKAAILLMLFGEATAAQIMRNLSPREVQHLGAAMYTVRGVDQDTLSLVLEDFLETLRRQTGLGFGAAGYIRNVLSAAFGEDKAETVISRIGQSSSERPLEILDWMDAPSIAELLVDEHPQIMALTIACLDHALAAQVLTLLPEEVQPEVIQRIASLNTVQPEALADLEQVMQRKFKASTTMRASQIGGVKAAAKIMNFTRTATEARILRDIRKDDKDLMQSIQDNMFVFDNLIKSDDRSLQTLLRSVENDVLVLALKGADELLRAKILGCMSTRAAANLRDEMDAMGPVRLTDVQAAQKQIIAVARQLSDEGTIVLAGRGGEQMV from the coding sequence ATGAGCAAAGCCGCCGCCTCCAACTTCAAGACGCTGTCGGGCACGCAGAAGGCCGCGATCCTGCTGATGCTGTTCGGCGAGGCCACCGCTGCGCAGATCATGCGCAACCTTTCCCCGCGCGAGGTGCAGCATCTGGGCGCCGCGATGTATACGGTGCGGGGCGTCGATCAGGACACGCTTTCGCTTGTGCTCGAGGATTTCCTCGAAACGCTGCGCCGGCAGACCGGCCTTGGGTTCGGCGCGGCGGGCTATATCCGCAACGTGCTCTCGGCCGCCTTCGGCGAGGACAAGGCCGAGACGGTGATCTCGCGCATCGGCCAGTCATCCAGCGAGCGGCCGCTGGAAATCCTCGATTGGATGGATGCGCCTTCGATCGCCGAGCTTCTGGTGGACGAGCATCCCCAGATCATGGCGCTGACCATCGCCTGCCTCGACCATGCGCTGGCGGCGCAGGTGCTGACGCTTCTGCCCGAGGAGGTGCAGCCCGAGGTAATCCAGCGCATCGCCTCGCTGAACACCGTTCAGCCCGAGGCGCTGGCCGATCTGGAACAGGTCATGCAGCGCAAGTTCAAGGCCTCGACCACCATGCGCGCGAGCCAGATCGGCGGCGTGAAGGCGGCGGCGAAGATCATGAACTTCACCCGCACCGCGACCGAGGCGCGGATCCTGCGCGACATCCGCAAGGACGACAAGGACCTGATGCAGTCGATCCAGGACAACATGTTCGTGTTCGACAACCTCATCAAGTCCGACGACCGCTCGCTTCAGACGCTGCTGCGCTCGGTCGAGAACGACGTGCTGGTGCTGGCGCTGAAGGGCGCGGACGAGTTGCTGCGGGCGAAGATCCTGGGCTGCATGTCCACCCGCGCGGCCGCCAACCTCCGCGACGAGATGGATGCGATGGGTCCGGTGCGGCTGACCGACGTGCAGGCGGCCCAGAAGCAGATCATCGCGGTGGCCCGGCAGCTGTCGGACGAGGGCACGATCGTCCTCGCCGGCCGCGGCGGCGAACAGATGGTGTAA
- a CDS encoding FliH/SctL family protein, with translation MNAQSPIGPEDVLAMIRDSAARGFGRTPLSLPDPATPFRATPLAGLVRGIASEADAILLPEPDPAEVQALPQAPDPQALEAARAEGHAAGHAEGWREGHAAGLAEGNLAGRAEAQAALATARAAFEAAVARLASPAAADTARLAEAIDQAVRALAAQRAGLAIDDHPETFVARIEALADRVSQGLRQVALRLNPDDLAAMTPHLGTSELLAAARLQPDPRLARGDVEIRAEGIVLADLLGGSR, from the coding sequence ATGAACGCACAAAGCCCCATCGGTCCCGAGGACGTGCTGGCGATGATCCGCGACTCTGCCGCGCGCGGATTCGGCCGCACGCCGCTTTCACTGCCCGACCCGGCCACGCCGTTCCGCGCGACCCCGCTTGCCGGTCTCGTCCGGGGCATCGCATCCGAGGCGGATGCCATCCTGCTGCCGGAGCCGGACCCGGCCGAGGTGCAGGCGCTGCCTCAGGCGCCGGACCCGCAGGCCCTGGAGGCTGCGCGGGCCGAGGGGCACGCGGCGGGCCATGCCGAAGGCTGGCGCGAGGGGCATGCCGCGGGCCTTGCCGAAGGCAACCTGGCCGGACGGGCCGAGGCGCAGGCGGCGCTCGCCACGGCGCGTGCCGCCTTCGAGGCCGCGGTGGCGCGGCTCGCCTCGCCCGCGGCCGCGGACACCGCCCGGCTTGCCGAGGCGATCGACCAGGCGGTGCGCGCGCTTGCCGCCCAGCGGGCGGGGCTTGCCATCGACGACCACCCCGAGACCTTCGTGGCGCGGATCGAGGCGCTGGCCGACCGCGTGTCGCAGGGCCTGCGCCAGGTCGCCCTTCGGCTGAACCCCGACGATCTGGCCGCGATGACGCCGCATCTCGGCACGTCGGAGCTGCTGGCCGCGGCGCGGCTGCAGCCCGATCCGCGCCTCGCCCGCGGGGATGTCGAGATCCGCGCCGAGGGGATCGTTCTCGCCGATCTGCTGGGCGGGTCACGATGA